The genomic stretch GTAGATATGCTTCATGTTCAGATTCAAAAGAAAGATGAGCCAAAACTAAATGATGATGTATTAGTAAAGCCTTTGAGTGATGGTGTCTATAAAGTAAAGAGCACACTGACAGAAAGCGGACTCTATAACATTACAGTTCATGCAGCGAATAACAACTCAACGATTATGCCCACAGAGCAGTTTGTTGTGGGTGAACTGTCTGAAAAAGATCTGAAGTCTATTCAGGAAGGGAAATCGAAATCGTCAGGTCATCATGAACATCACCATTAATTGAGACTCCTATGAGCAGCTTTGTTCATAGGGCTTTTTCGATTGAAGAGATAAAGAATGAAATCTGAAAAAGGTTGTAAAATCCTCTAAATTGAACACCAAATGTGCAGTTACAATCCTTTTAGGCATTTATTTTGGTACCAATAGATGTGGGAAAATTCGACAAACAGTACATGTTTTTTATATAGTTTTATAGTTTAAGGTAATTAGTATGTAGATAAATCAAGAAGCGGAAAATTGAATTTAAAGGAAAAAACATAGGTATTAAGGATTAAATATATCGTCTAATCGTCTGAAAATCTGTATAATAAGAAAAAAGTATTAGAAACAGAGGCGAGAATTCTAGGCATCTATTGGAACT from Bacillus sp. 1780r2a1 encodes the following:
- a CDS encoding FixH family protein, producing the protein MKKLISVLILSISALSACSLKEDAASLYKAEEPLAATITLPEEMHPNEQQIIHVSFTQDNKQVNEVDMLHVQIQKKDEPKLNDDVLVKPLSDGVYKVKSTLTESGLYNITVHAANNNSTIMPTEQFVVGELSEKDLKSIQEGKSKSSGHHEHHH